ACACAAGTTCACGACGACGAAGGCCGCGATCGAAGCGGGCATCGCGATCATCTATCAGGAACTGCATCTCGTGCCCGAGCTGACGGTCGCGGAAAACCTGATGCTCGGGCAGTTGCCGAACCGTTTCGGCGTGCTCGACGAGAAGGCGCTCGTCAAGCGGGCGATGACGGAACTCGAGCGCCTCGGCGAATCGATCGATCCGAACGCGCAGGTGAAGAGCCTGTCGATCGGTCAGCGGCAGATGATCGAAATCGGCAAGGCGCTGATGCGCGACGCGCGCGTCATTGCGTTCGACGAACCGACCAGTTCGTTGTCCGCGCGCGAAACGGAACGGCTCTTCAAGATCATCAATGCATTGCGCGCTCAAGGGCACGCAGTGATTTACGTCACGCACCGGATGGACGAGGTGTACGAACTGTGCGACCGCGTCACCGTGTTCCGCGACGGCCGCCGGATCGAAACGTTCGACTCCGTTGCGGACCTCGATCGCGACCGGCTGATCAGCTGCATGGTCGGCCGCTCGATTCGCGATGTGTATGGGTATCGTCCGCGCGAAGCGGGCGAGGTACAGCTTGAAGCGAAGCAGTTGATGGGGCCGGGGCTCTCCGCTCCGGTCTCCTTCACTGCGCGCAAGGGCGAAATTGTCGGCTTCTTCGGACTCGTGGGCGCGGGGCGTTCCGAGCTGATGAAGCTGCTGTATGGCGCGACGCAGCCGACTCAAGGTCACGTCGAACTGAACGGCAAGCCCGTATCGTTCTCGACGCCGCGCGACGCCGTGCGCGCGGGCATCGCGCTGTGCCCGGAAGACCGCAAGCAGGAAGGCATCGTCGCGATTGCGTCGGTGGCCGACAACCTGAACATCAGCGCGCGCCGGCACTTCAGTCCGTTGAGTTTTCTGCTGAACGGCAAGCGCGAACGCGACCTCACGCGCGAATACATCGACAAGCTGTCGATCAAGACGCGCAACACCGAAACGGTGATCGGCACGTTGTCGGGCGGCAATCAGCAGAAGGTGATTCTGTCGCGCTGGCTGGCCGAGCGCATCGACGTGTTTCTGCTCGACGAGCCGACGCGCGGCATCGATGTCGGCGCGCGTGCGGAAATCTATGACCTGCTGTACGACCTCGCGGAAGCGGGACGGACGGTGATCGTCGTATCGAGCGATCTGGCGGAAGTGATCGGCGTCGCGGATCGCGTGCTGGTGATGAAGGAAGGACGCATCGTCGGCGATCTGCCCAAGGCGCAGGCCACGCCCGATCAACTGATCAAACTCGCTTTGCCGCAATGAAGCGCGCGTTCTGGCGCGCGCAATGAAGCCACGGCGGATGCAACAACGCACCACGTAGACCACGGAACTGGAAGACCATGCAAACACCGAGCACACGTCCGGCGACCGAGCCGGCAGCCAAACACGCCGCATCGCCCGGCGCGGCCGCGCACGCGGCACGCACTTGGGATCTGATCAACAAGTCGGGCATCGTGATGGTGTTCGTCATTCTGTTCGCGGTGCTGTCGTTCGCGGTGCCCGACTTTCTGACGAGCCGCAACATGCAGGGCCTGCTGCTCTCCGTCACCCTGATCGGCTCGATCTCCGTGACGATGATGTTCGTGCTCGCGCTCGGCGAAGTGGATTTGTCGGTGGCGTCGATCGTCGCGTTTTCGGGCGTCGTTGCGTCGACGCTGATTACGGCCACGCATAGCGTGATGCTCGGCGTCGCGGCGGGCGTGCTCGCGGGCGGCGCGGTCGGGCTGGTGAACGGCGTGCTGATCGCGCGCTACAAGATCAACTCGCTGATCGTCACGCTCGCGATGATGGAAGTGGTGCGCGGCCTCGCGTTCATCACGTCGAACGGCGATGCGGTGATGATTTCGGAAGAGAGCTTCTTCGATCTCGGCGGCGGCTCGTTCCTCGGCATTTCGTATCCGATCTGGAGCAACATCGTCGGTTTCGTGCTGTTCGGCTTTCTGCTGCGGAAGACGATTTTTGGCAAGAACGTGCTTGCGGTTGGCGGTAATAGTGAGGCTGCGTTGCTCGCTGGTTTGCCCGTTACGCGCATCAAGATCACGGTGTTCGTGCTGCAAGGCCTCGTGACGGGTTTTGCTGGCGTGATGCTG
This genomic interval from Paraburkholderia sabiae contains the following:
- the araG gene encoding L-arabinose ABC transporter ATP-binding protein AraG, which translates into the protein MNANDATTAAYVAPPEQPLTAAATHLELDGITVAFPGVVALDNVSFEVRGGEVHGLMGENGAGKSTLLKVLSGVNQTQSGALRLAGVEHKFTTTKAAIEAGIAIIYQELHLVPELTVAENLMLGQLPNRFGVLDEKALVKRAMTELERLGESIDPNAQVKSLSIGQRQMIEIGKALMRDARVIAFDEPTSSLSARETERLFKIINALRAQGHAVIYVTHRMDEVYELCDRVTVFRDGRRIETFDSVADLDRDRLISCMVGRSIRDVYGYRPREAGEVQLEAKQLMGPGLSAPVSFTARKGEIVGFFGLVGAGRSELMKLLYGATQPTQGHVELNGKPVSFSTPRDAVRAGIALCPEDRKQEGIVAIASVADNLNISARRHFSPLSFLLNGKRERDLTREYIDKLSIKTRNTETVIGTLSGGNQQKVILSRWLAERIDVFLLDEPTRGIDVGARAEIYDLLYDLAEAGRTVIVVSSDLAEVIGVADRVLVMKEGRIVGDLPKAQATPDQLIKLALPQ
- the araH gene encoding L-arabinose ABC transporter permease AraH; the encoded protein is MQTPSTRPATEPAAKHAASPGAAAHAARTWDLINKSGIVMVFVILFAVLSFAVPDFLTSRNMQGLLLSVTLIGSISVTMMFVLALGEVDLSVASIVAFSGVVASTLITATHSVMLGVAAGVLAGGAVGLVNGVLIARYKINSLIVTLAMMEVVRGLAFITSNGDAVMISEESFFDLGGGSFLGISYPIWSNIVGFVLFGFLLRKTIFGKNVLAVGGNSEAALLAGLPVTRIKITVFVLQGLVTGFAGVMLASRMSLGDPKTSVGLELGVISACVLGGVSLTGGVATISGVLVGVLIMGSVQDAMSLLNVPTFYQYLIRGGILLLAVLFDQFRRSKRKV